From a single Miscanthus floridulus cultivar M001 chromosome 8, ASM1932011v1, whole genome shotgun sequence genomic region:
- the LOC136472200 gene encoding protein LSD1 translates to MPVPLAPYPTPPVPFTPPNGGQSQLVCIGCRNLLMYPAGATSVCCAVCSTVTAVPAPGTEMAQLVCGGCHTLLMYIRGATSVQCSCCHTVNLAMEANQVAHVNCGNCRMLLMYQYGARSVKCAVCNFVTSVGASPGAEQKPSS, encoded by the exons ATGCCGGTTCCCCTTGCCCCGTATCCGACTCCTCCGGTGCCATTCACGCCGCCCAATG GGGGCCAAAGCCAGCTTGTCTGCATCGGATGCCGGAATCTCCTCATGTATCCAGCTGGTGCGACGTCGGTCTGCTGTGCAGTTTGCAGCACCGTCACCGCCGTGCCGGCTCCAG GAACTGAGATGGCACAGCTAGTTTGCGGAGGATGCCACACTCTCCTGATGTACATACGTGGTGCGACGAGTGTACAATGTTCTTGCTGCCACACTGTTAACCTGGCTATGGAAG CAAATCAAGTTGCGCATGTAAACTGCGGGAACTGCCGTATGCTGCTCATGTACCAGTATGGAGCTAGGTCTGTGAAATGCGCAGTCTGCAATTTTGTGACATCAGTTGGG GCCTCACCTGGTGCAGAGCAGAAGCCCAGCAGCTGA
- the LOC136469134 gene encoding uncharacterized protein, with product MAFHASLAELFASNGSLYSTLVTCRHRTRAGVSWLLVVKPACLSAKSWFGCYSIAVAIQPAYQSPEVDAKWWLTVVYGPQEYGDKVLFLEELEAIRDSFTGPWAVTGDFNLILSEQDKNNDRIDRTNLCRFRWTVAALELQDLHLHGRCFTWSNETDAPMLVRLDRFLVSFDWDQMFPNCHLRGLGSDASDHCPLLLQTNLGQKAKARFHFEIFWPKFDDFDEVLSQAWRRPQHASDPLQRLDSMLRALVKALQRWAATRIGEIKSQLLMAREIILQLGTAQENRTLSEEESAFRKRMKVRGRRRRNYIPSQTVAGHVIADHEGMEEALHDHRTSLNFEALDIIPFDLSEQEVDFSTEEVWNAIKAMPSDKAPGPDGFTGAFYKAAWPVIQNEVMDPIHALAQADSRSMAKLNNALIMSRRL from the exons ATGGCcttccacgcctccttagcagagctcttcgcctccaatggctccctgtactcc ACTTTGGTTACCTGCCGGCATCGCACACGCGCGGGGGTGTCTTGGTTGCTGGTCGTCAAACCTGCCTGTCTTTCAGCGAAGTCCTGGTTTGGCTGCTACTCCATCGCAGTGGCGATCCAACCGGCTTACCAGTCGCCTGAGGTCGATGCTAAATGGTGGCTAACCGTGGTGTACGGGCCACAGGAATACGGTGACAAGGTCCTCTTCTTGGAAGAGCTGGAGGCCATCAGGGACTCGTTCACAGGGCCTTGGGCGGTGACCGGCGATTTCAATCTAATCCTATCTGAACAGGACAAGAACAATGACAGAATCGACAGAACAAACCTATGCCGTTTTCGCTGGACCGTCGCGGCTCTGGAACTGCAAGACCTCCACCTGCATGGCCGGTGCTTCACGTGGAGCAACGAAACGGACGCGCCGATGCTTGTGCGTCTGGATCGGTTCTTGGTCTCCTTTGATTGGGACCAAATGTTCCCCAACTGTCACCTACGAGGGCTGGGCTCCGACGCATCTGATCACTGCCCTTTGTTGCTACAAACCAACTTGGGCCAAAAGGCCAAGGCGCGGTTCCATTTCGAGATCTTCTGGCCCAAGTTCGACGACTTCGACGAGGTTCTCAGTCAGGCGTGGCGCAGGCCGCAACATGCTTCTGACCCCCTGCAACGGCTCGACAGCATGCTTAGAGCGCTGGTAAAAGCTCTTCAGCGGTGGGCGGCCACAAGGATCGGCGAGATCAAATCGCAGCTGCTGATGGCCCGCGAGATCATCTTACAACTTGGCACAGCGCAAGAGAACCGGACGCTTTCTGAGGAAGAATCAGCCTTCAGGAAGAGGATGAAAGTGCG GGGACGAAGGAGACGGAACTATATACCGTCCCAAACTGTGGCGGGCCACGTCATTGCAGATCATGAAGGAATGGAAGAGGCACTCCACGACCACCGCACATCTCTGAACTTCGAGGCGCTGGACATCATACCATTTGACCTCTCTGAACAGGAAGTTGATTTCAGCACCGAGGAGGTATGGAATGCCATCAAGGCAATGCCCAGCGACAAGGCGCCCGGACCTGATGGGTTCACGGGAGCATTTTACAAGGCAGCCTGGCCGGTTATTCAAAACGAGGTGATGGATCCAATTCATGCGCTCGCACAAGCTGACAGTCGAAGCATGGCTAAACTCAACAACGCACTAATCATGTCCAGGCGGCTTTAG